The Aureimonas populi genome includes the window GGAGCCGCACGCCCTCCGGCAGGTCGAGCCCGGCGCTCATGTCGGCGAGGCCGCGCCAGTAGAAATTGTTGCCGGCCGGGTCGTTGTCCGGCAGGAAGCTGGCCGGTTTCTCGGCCGGGGCCTCTCGCGCAAGGCCCACGAGATCGACCTCGCCCGCGACCTGCCCCTCGGCGCGCGTCGCCGGGTCGCGCCGCGCATAGGGAACGAAGCCGCGATTGACCATGATCGCCGCTTGCGCTCCCTCGACCACGAGGGGCGTGTAGACGTTCCAGCCGGCCTCGCCCTCGCGCGTGGAAAGGTAATAGCGCTCGCCGCCGTGCAGGAAGCGCCCCCGTGCCGAAACCGGCATATAGTCGATATCGCCCGTTTCGTCGGCTATCGCGATGGCCCGCGCAAGGTCGATGGGTTGGGCGTGGATGCGCGAGTCGATCCGCGCGACGATCGCCTCCTTCCAGGCCAGCCGGTCCACCTGCCACAGGCCGAGATTGACGAGCACGGCAAGGCCGAGCGCGCCGAGGATCAGCGCCGCCCAGTAGCGGCCACGTGCCATGGGCGCCCGTTCGGCCAGCGGCTCGCTCTCACCCATCGGCTCAGTCTTCGCCACGGCGCACCAGCCGGCCCTCTTCGGCCTTGTTCCTGTATTGCAGCCCGATCAGCAGCCCCTTGGAAAGCCGCAGGGTCGGCAGCGTCAACCCGGCGGCGAGGATAGGCCAGAGCAGCAGGTGCACGAAGACCGAGGGTGAGTAGGCGACCTCGACATAGAGGGCGAGGCCCACGATCAGGAAGCCGACCAGCGACATCACGAAGAAGGCCGGCCCGTCGGCCGTATCGAAGGGCGTGTAGTCGAGGCCGCACTCCTCGCACCGCTTGTCGAGCCGCAGGAAGCCGGCGAAAAGCGGCCCCTCCCCGCAACGCGGGCAGCGGCCCCGCAGGCCCGCCTTGGCCGAATCGACGCCGGCATATCGGGATTCGTCGAGCATGATCGGCCCCTTTCGAAACGGAAGAAGGCGGCCGCAGGAACGGCCGCCTCGCCATAGGATTCCGCGGATCGCCGCCTGCGATCAGTGGATCGGCGCGCCCCAGCTTCCCCACACATAGATGGCGAAGAAGAGGAAGAGCCAGACCACGTCGACGAAGTGCCAGTACCAGGCCGCCGATTCGAAGCCGAAATGCTTCTCGGGCGTGAAATGCCCCGCGATGGCCCGCAGCAGGCAGACGGTCAGGAATATGATGCCGACGATGACGTGGAAACCATGGAAGCCGGTCGCCATGAAGAACGTCGCGCCATAGATCGAGCCGGAAAACGCGAAGGGCGCGTGCACATATTCCAGGTACTGCACGAAGGAGAAGATGACGCCGAGCGCAACCGTGAGCGCGAGGCCCGTGATCAGCGACTTGCGGTCGTTCTCCAGCAGCGCATGGTGCGCCCAGGTCACGGTCGTCCCCGAGAGCAGCAGCGTGATCGTGTTGAAGAGCGGCAGGTGCAGCGGGTCGAGCACCTCGATGTCGGCCGGCGGCCACTGCCCGCCCAGCGCCTGAACGCGCGCCACCTGCGCCGCCTCGTTGGCGAAGAGGCTGGCGTCGAAGAAGGCCCAGAACCACGCCACGAAGAACATCACCTCGGAGGCGATGAACATGATCATGCCGTAGCGCAGATGCATCTGCACCACCGGCGTATGGGCGCCCTCCTGCCCCTCCTTGATGGCATCCGACCACCACGCGAACATCACGTAGAGGACGAGCGCGAGGCCGATGAAGAAGAGCCAGGGATTGGCCCAGTTCATGCCCAGGAAGTTGAACGGCGAGCCGTTCATGTAGCGGAACAGGCAGACCGAGCCCAGCATCAGGATGAAGGCCCCGAGCGAAGCGAGCGCCGGCCAGGGGCTGGGGTCGATGATGTGGTAGTCGTGATGCTTCTGGTGCGTATCGGCCATGACTCGCCCTCTCTCCCGTCCCCAAAGTTTCTAGCGCGGTTCCAATGTGGTTTCCATCGCTCCCGCGCGTCTCGTTCGCCCCGCCCGCTTTCCACCGGCCGGCGAGAGGCGAGGCTAGAGGCTGTCCCCGCCGCTCGCCCCCGCCGCGTCCGCCACCGGCGAGGCCGGCTGCCCGACCGGAAAGAAGGTGTAGGAGAGGGTGATGGTCGGCGCGTCCCTCAGCTCCTCGCGCTCCAGCATGGCCGGATCGACGAAGAACACGATGGGCATGTCCACTTCCTCACCGGGCTGCAGCGTCTGCTCGTCGAAGCAGAAGCAGTAGAGCTTGTTGAAATAGACCCCCGCCGCGTGGGGCGTGACGTTGAAGGTGGCCATCGCCTTTACCGGCCGGTCGGAGGTGTTCTTCACCCGATAGGCGGTCTGGCGCGTCTCTCCGAGCTTCACGCTCACCTGCCGCTCGGTGGGCTGGAAGCGCCAGGGCACGCCGGGAGAGGCGTTGGAATCGAACCGCACGGTGATCGCCCGGTCGCTCACGCCCGCCGCGTTCGCCTCCGCCCGCTGCGTGGTTCCGCCATAGCCCGTGACCTGGCAGAACAGCTCGTACAGCGGCACCGAGGCATAGGCCGCGCCGAGCATCGCCAGCGAGAAGACGATGCAGCCGGCCGCGATACGGCGCGCTCGCCTCGGATCGAAGGGCCTCGGGGCCGGTCCTTGCGTCGAGTCGTCCATCCTCTCAGCTCCCGATCCTGATGATGGTCACAACATAGAAGAGCACGACCACCGCCACGAGCGCGCCGGCGATAGCGAGCGACCGGCGGCGTCTTGCCTTCAGTTCGGCCGGGGAGACGCTCACCCTGTCCTCATCCATGCCTCAGCCCCTCGCCGCCATGAGAAGATCGGTGGCCGTGCCTTCCAGCAGCAGGAGCATGAAGAGCGCGAAGAGATAGACGATGGAGAAGGCGAAAAGCTTCTTGGCCGGCACCATCGCGGCATCGCCATCCGCCATCTTCAGCACCCGCCACGCATGGCGCATGAAGTTGGCGCCGAGAAGAATGGAGGCCGCGCCGTAGACCGGCCCCGCGAAGCCGAGCGCGAACGGCAGGATGCCAACCGGCACGAGCAGCAGGCTGTAGGCGAAGATATGCCGGCGGGTGGAGCGCTCCCCGGCCACATTCGGCAGCATGGGAATGCCCGCGCGGCCGTAATCCTTCATCTTGAACAGGGAGAGCGCCCAGAAATGCGGCGGCGTCCACAGGAAGATGATGAGGAAGAGGACGACGGATTCGAGGCTGACGCCGCCCGTGGCGACCGCCCAGCCCACCATGGGCGGAAAGGAGCCCGCCGCGCCGCCGATGACGATGTTCTGCGCCGTCGAGCGCTTCAGCCACATCGTGTAGATGACGGCATAGAAGAAGATCGTGAAGGCCAGGAAGCCCGCCGCGAACCAGTTGGCCGCCAGGCCGAGCAGGATGACGGAGAAGACCGAAAGCGACAGGCCGAAGGCGAGCGCCCCCTCCGGCGTCACGCGGCCGGTGGGGACGGGCCGCTGCGCGGTGCGGCTCATCAGGATGTCGATGTCGGCGTCGTACCACATGTTCAGCGCGCCCGAGGCGCCCGCGCCGATGGCGATGGCCATGAGCGAGACGAACGCCAGCACCGGATGAAGCCCGCCGGGCGCCAGGACATAGCCGGTGACGGCGGTGAGCATGACGAGCGACATCACCCGAGGCTTCAGAAGGCTCAGGAAGTCCCCCGGCTCCGCAAGGCTGATCGCCGGGCGCGCTTCCTCCGGCCTGATGTCGACTGCGGTCAATTCGTCACCTCATGCTTTGGCCGCGAAAGGGCATGGCGCCCCGCGCGGCCGACCGGCGGCTCGCGGCCGCCGAAGTGAACGTCCCGGCCCTTGCGAGGCCGGGACGAAGGGCAAGGCGCAGGCGCCTCCTAGCGAATGCGCGGAAGCTGCTCCCACTGGTGGTAGGGCGGCGGCGAGGAGAGCTGCCATTCCAGCGTCGTCGCCCCCTCGCCCCACGGATTGGGGCCCGCGATGCGCTTCTTGGCGAAGGCGTCCCACACTCCGTAGAGGAAGACGAGGAAGGCGAAAGCGGAGAGGTAGGAGCCCATCGAGGAGACGAAGTTCCAGCCCGCGAACGCATCCGGATAATCCACGTAGCGGCGCGGCATACCGGCGGCGCCAAGGAAGTGCTGGGGGAAGAACAGGATGTTGACGCCGAAGAAGGTGAGCCAGAAATGCGTGTTGGCGATCTTCTCGCTGTACATGTAGCCGCTCATCTTCGGGAACCAGTAGTACCAGCCCGCGAAGATGGCGAACACCGCCCCCAGCGACAGGACGTAATGGAAGTGGGCGACCACGTAATAGG containing:
- a CDS encoding SURF1 family protein yields the protein MGESEPLAERAPMARGRYWAALILGALGLAVLVNLGLWQVDRLAWKEAIVARIDSRIHAQPIDLARAIAIADETGDIDYMPVSARGRFLHGGERYYLSTREGEAGWNVYTPLVVEGAQAAIMVNRGFVPYARRDPATRAEGQVAGEVDLVGLAREAPAEKPASFLPDNDPAGNNFYWRGLADMSAGLDLPEGVRLLPFFLDAGPGEAPGGYPVGGATVVDISNNHLQYAITWFALAVILAGMLAILIVSQARRRA
- a CDS encoding DUF983 domain-containing protein, with the translated sequence MLDESRYAGVDSAKAGLRGRCPRCGEGPLFAGFLRLDKRCEECGLDYTPFDTADGPAFFVMSLVGFLIVGLALYVEVAYSPSVFVHLLLWPILAAGLTLPTLRLSKGLLIGLQYRNKAEEGRLVRRGED
- a CDS encoding cytochrome c oxidase subunit 3; translation: MADTHQKHHDYHIIDPSPWPALASLGAFILMLGSVCLFRYMNGSPFNFLGMNWANPWLFFIGLALVLYVMFAWWSDAIKEGQEGAHTPVVQMHLRYGMIMFIASEVMFFVAWFWAFFDASLFANEAAQVARVQALGGQWPPADIEVLDPLHLPLFNTITLLLSGTTVTWAHHALLENDRKSLITGLALTVALGVIFSFVQYLEYVHAPFAFSGSIYGATFFMATGFHGFHVIVGIIFLTVCLLRAIAGHFTPEKHFGFESAAWYWHFVDVVWLFLFFAIYVWGSWGAPIH
- a CDS encoding cytochrome c oxidase assembly protein yields the protein MDDSTQGPAPRPFDPRRARRIAAGCIVFSLAMLGAAYASVPLYELFCQVTGYGGTTQRAEANAAGVSDRAITVRFDSNASPGVPWRFQPTERQVSVKLGETRQTAYRVKNTSDRPVKAMATFNVTPHAAGVYFNKLYCFCFDEQTLQPGEEVDMPIVFFVDPAMLEREELRDAPTITLSYTFFPVGQPASPVADAAGASGGDSL
- a CDS encoding protoheme IX farnesyltransferase, coding for MDEDRVSVSPAELKARRRRSLAIAGALVAVVVLFYVVTIIRIGS
- a CDS encoding heme o synthase translates to MTAVDIRPEEARPAISLAEPGDFLSLLKPRVMSLVMLTAVTGYVLAPGGLHPVLAFVSLMAIAIGAGASGALNMWYDADIDILMSRTAQRPVPTGRVTPEGALAFGLSLSVFSVILLGLAANWFAAGFLAFTIFFYAVIYTMWLKRSTAQNIVIGGAAGSFPPMVGWAVATGGVSLESVVLFLIIFLWTPPHFWALSLFKMKDYGRAGIPMLPNVAGERSTRRHIFAYSLLLVPVGILPFALGFAGPVYGAASILLGANFMRHAWRVLKMADGDAAMVPAKKLFAFSIVYLFALFMLLLLEGTATDLLMAARG